Proteins encoded within one genomic window of Candidatus Berkiella cookevillensis:
- a CDS encoding DUF1328 family protein — MISFGNKSLLYYAVILAISSVILGFLGLGGLAGAFSQIASILFYVFILLFILSLIAYLVRGIKIK; from the coding sequence ATGATATCTTTTGGTAACAAATCATTACTATATTACGCTGTTATATTAGCTATATCTTCAGTCATATTGGGCTTTCTAGGCTTAGGTGGACTTGCGGGTGCATTCAGCCAAATTGCTAGCATTCTATTCTATGTCTTTATTTTATTGTTTATTCTATCACTGATTGCATATCTTGTACGTGGTATAAAAATTAAATAG